A part of Aspergillus flavus chromosome 5, complete sequence genomic DNA contains:
- a CDS encoding metallo-beta-lactamase domain protein, with amino-acid sequence MLSTTMPEGFYSSPFWAGYLETQRSKLPVLAEVDDGLSDRVVRFLGYNPGSMQLQGTNTYLVGTGSSRILIDTGEGSPQWALSVTRYLEDHDISISQVLLTHWHKDHTGGIADLLAHDSNITIYKHMPDHGQLDIVNGQIFQTRDATLRAVLTPGHTVDHMCFVLEEENAMFTGDNVLGHGYSVAEDLEAYTASLRQMASLKCAVGYPGHGDMISNLPQTIAKYIAQRVSREKQIYSVLARETSSSPSFRNGSSARSARKARSGYTGGVSDSSDSRIDQDINGTETVQGLSTADIGGLIYGEVSKDSATFDSAVGPLLDQVLYMLLERGEVGCRLVGPDRTTHWFATVQPL; translated from the exons ATGCTTTCAACAACCATGCCGGAGGGATTTTACTCGTCGCCATTCTGGGCTGGCTATCTAGAGACACAGCGAAGCAAGCTTCCTGTGCTCGCAGAAGTCGACGATGGCTTGTCTGACCGTGTTGTGCGCTTTCTGGGATACAACCCCGGAAGCATGCAACTCCAGGGCACCAACACATACCTAGTTGGTACTGGAAGCTCTAGGATACTCATTGACACTGGAGAG GGATCCCCACAATGGGCACTGAGTGTGACCAGATATCTCGAAGACCACGACATCTCCATTTCCCAAGTCCTTCTCACGCACTGGCACAAGGACCATACTGGCGGGATAGCCGACCTCCTTGCCCATGATTCCAACATAACTATATACAAGCACATGCCTGACCACGGCCAGCTGGACATTGTGAACGGCCAAATCTTCCAAACACGAGATGCGACCCTAAGGGCAGTCCTGACACCCGGGCACACCGTTGACCACATGTGCTTCGtgttggaagaggaaaacgCGATGTTCACCGGTGACAACGTGCTAGGCCATGGCTATAGTGTTGCTGAGGACCTAGAAGCCTACACAGCCAGCCTTCGCCAGATGGCAAGCCTAAAGTGCGCCGTTGGGTACCCCGGCCACGGAGACATGATATCTAACCTGCCTCAAACCATTGCAAAATATATCGCGCAGAGAGTCTCAAGGGAGAAGCAGATATACTCGGTTTTGGCTAGAGagacttcttcctctccttcattCCGTAATGGGAGTAGCGCGAGAAGTGCTAGAAAAGCCAGAAGCGGCTACACAGGAGGCGTCAGCGACTCTAGTGATAGTCGTATCGACCAAGACATTAATGGAACGGAGACAGTGCAGGGCCTATCCACAGCTGACATAGGCGGTCTCATTTACGGAGAAGTCTCCAAGGATAGCGCAACGTTTGACTCTGCTGTGGGGCCTCTGTTGGATCAAGTTTTATATATGTTGCTAGAGCGAGGCGAGGTCGGTTGTAGACTGGTTGGACCAGATAGGACTACACATTGGTTCGCAACGGTCCAGCCACTTTAG
- a CDS encoding putative O-methyltransferase encodes MTNVPEKCQVLVIGGGPAGSYSASALAREGIDVVLLEAEKFPRYHIGESMLPSMRHFLKFIDAYDKWDAHGFNVKNGGAFRLNWSRPETYTDFIAAGGPGGYAWNVIRSEADELLFKHAAECGVKTFDDTKVASIEFAPSEDANPLGRPVSATWTRKDGTSGTLAMDYIVDASGRNGLISTKYLKNRTFNKGLRNVASWGYWKGGGVHGVGTHKEGAPYFEALKGTTQLGVSYCLQRGNHANSSLHNSTDASGWVWFIPLHNGTHSVGVVQNQEMATEKKRKMAEPSSKGFYLESLEFVPGIKELLSNAELISEVKSASDWSYSASNYAFPGVRIAGDAGSFIDPFFSSGVHLALSGGLSAATTIAAAIRGDCDETVAASWHDKKTSESYTRFLLVVSSALKQIRSQDEPVISDFDEQSFERAFDLFRPIIQGQADADAKGKLTQAEMSKTVEFCFRAFAHVSFEEKEALVQKLKSLGHDADANDEANRKALDELEKHLTPEEQAILKTLKGRRMVRPEDSLNIDNFTLDSIDGLAPRLERGNLGLSPAKKAEVKYTTHDALSFLNGEARAAKKTLSNGESQTNGNHLCKDHDQTNGHTAINGHIENNSQGDTNGHTEANGHSQTNGHSNGHAHTNGSHTTNAHDELNGHNNVEVRSVKSCMADLIAAEKISSQTSIEEGTRHRLISSLHQSAEDLETPFDTVVRLVDAGRQTAMVCIGGDLGIFKSLVESKRPLSAEELAKATMADPLLVARIMRYMVASRLVGETGPDQYVASKKTYVFADPRIEHPIRFFHAFSNPAFHALPEFLKETGYQNEPKGSAFQKALNTDLEPYPWLKQHPDVLKNFQAAMRLTRDANGVDMMPLDQSVSIGHDGAMFVDIGGNTGHQAAEVLSKYPELAGRVIVQDRGEVIKCAPDIKGIQWMEHDFFQTQPVKGAKYYYLRAILHNWDDKNTVQILSNIVPAMSADSLVAIDEVVVPEENAHVWPAGLDLQMYSLFSTTERTASQWDAILDKAGLRAVAVKKYAPVMQSSVIFAAAK; translated from the exons ATGACGAACGTTCCGGAAAAGTGCCAGGTGCTCGTCATCGGTGGTGGGCCAGCTGGCTCCTATTCTGCATCGGCTCTTGCGCGGGAGGGAATCGATGTGGTCCTCCTTGAGGCAGAGAAGTTTCCTAG ATACCACATCGGTGAAAGCATGCTCCCGTCAATGCGACACTTTCTCAAGTTTATTGACGCCTACGACAAGTGGGATGCCCATGGTTTTAATGTAAAG AACGGAGGTGCCTTTCGTCTCAACTGGTCCAGGCCTGAAACAT ATACGGATTTCATCGCAGCGGGTGGACCAGGAGGCTATGCCTGGAATGTGATCAGATCCGAGGCAGATGAGCTGCTCTTCAAGCATGCAGCCGAATGTGGCGTGAAGACATTTGACGATACCAAGGTGGCATCAATCGAGTTTGCCCCATCTGAAGACGCGAATCCCTTGGGCCGTCCCGTATCTGCTACTTGGACTCGCAAGGACGGGACTTCTGGCACTCTTGCCATGGATTATATCGTGGATGCATCGGGTAGAAATGGTCTTATCAGCACCAAGTATCTCAAGAATCGGACCTTCAACAAGGGGCTGAGGAACGTTGCCAGTTGGGGTTACTGGAAGGGAGGTGGTGTTCACGGTGTCGGCACACACAAAGAGGGTGCTCCCTATTTCGAAGCACTCAAAGGTACGACTCAACTGGGTGTTTCATACTGCCTTCAGAGAGGAAATCATGCTAACTCGAGTCTTCATAACTCAACAGATGCGAGTGGATGGGTATGGTTTATCCCTCTGCACAACGGCACCCACTCAGTAGGTGTTGTTCAGAACCAAGAAATGGCGaccgagaagaagcgcaaaaTGGCCGAACCTTCCTCCAAGGGCTTCTACCTGGAGTCTCTGGAGTTTGTTCCCGGCATTAAGGAATTGCTTTCCAACGCGGAGCTCATATCGGAAGTCAAGTCGGCTTCTGATTGGTCATACAGTGCCTCCAATTATGCCTTCCCGGGTGTGCGCATTGCTGGAGATGCTGGATCCTTCATTGAcccattcttctcttctggtGTGCACTTGGCTCTGTCGGGAGGTCTGTCCGCAGCAACCACTATTGCAGCGGCTATCCGCGGTGACTGCGATGAGACTGTTGCGGCGTCGTGGCACGACAAGAAGACTTCCGAAAGCTACACACGGTTCCTGTTGGTCGTGTCTAGTGCATTGAAGCAGATCCGGTCTCAAGACGAGCCCGTAATCAGTGATTTTGATGAGCAAAGCTTTGAAAGAGCGTTTGATTTGTTCAGACCCA TTATCCAAGGACAGGCTGATGCCGACGCAAAGGGAAAGCTGACCCAAGCTGAAATGTCCAAGACGGTCGAGTTCTGTTTCAGGGCATTTGCGCATGTCTCgtttgaagagaaagaggctCTCGTGCAGAAGCTGAAGTCACTCGGCCACGATGCAGATGCTAACGATGAGGCCAACCGCAAGGCTCTCGACGAACTCGAGAAGCATCTGACACCAGAGGAGCAGGCAATCCTAAAGACCCTGAAGGGACGACGCATGGTCCGCCCCGAGGATTCGCTCAACATTGACAATTTCACCCTTGACTCTATCGACGGCCTCGCTCCGCGTTTGGAGAGGGGAAACCTCGGATTGTCCCCAGCGAAGAAAGCCGAGGTCAAATACACAACCCATGATGCGCTGTCTTTCCTCAACGGCGAAGCAAGAGCGGCCAAGAAGACGCTTTCAAATGGCGAATCCCAAACCAATGGAAACCACTTGTGCAAAGACCACGACCAGACGAATGGTCATACCGCAATTAACGGCCATATCGAGAACAATAGCCAGGGAGACACTAATGGACATACGGAGGCCAATGGCCACAGCCAAACAAATGGTCATTCCAATGGCCATGCCCACACAAATGGAAGCCACACGACCAACGCCCATGATGAATTAAATGGACACAACAATGTCGAGGTGCGCTCCGTCAAAAGCTGCATGGCAGACCTCATTGCAGCCGAGAAGATTTCTTCCCAGACTTCAATCGAAGAAGGCACTAGGCACCGTTTGATCTCGTCACTGCACCAATCGGCGGAGGACTTAGAGACTCCTTTCGACACTGTGGTGCGATTAGTTGATGCG GGTCGACAGACAGCAATGGTTTGCATAGGCGGGGACCTTGGAATCTTCAAGTCCCTCGTGGAGAGCAAAAGACCGTTGTCAGCCGAAGAGCTTGCCAAGGCTACTATGGCGGACCCACTGCTCGTCGCTCGCATCATGCGATACATGGTCGCCAGTCGTCTGGTCGGAGAGACAGGACCTGACCAGTACGTGGCCAGCAAGAAGACGTACGTCTTTGCCGACCCACGCATTGAGCATCCCATCCGGTTTTTCCATGCGTTCAGCAATCCTGCCTTCCATGCTTTGCCCGAATTCTTAAAGGAGACTGGATATCAAAATGAACCCAAGGGCAGTGCGTTTCAAAAGGCTCTCAACACGGATCTGGAGCCCTATCCCTGGCTTAAGCAGCATCCGGATGTGTTGAAGAACTTTCAGGCTGCCATGCGGCTGACCAGAGACGCCAATGGTGTGGATATGATGCCTCTCGATCAGTCTGTCAGCATTGGACATGACGGTGCCATGTTTGTAGACATTGGTGGCAACACTGGCCATCAGGCTGCTGAAGTGCTGTCCAAGTACCCGGAGCTCGCTGGCCGAGTGATCGTTCAGGACCGTGGTGAAGTCATCAAATGTGCCCCCGATATCAAAGGCATTCAGTGGATGGAGCACGACTTCTTTCAAACCCAGCCCGTGAAAGGTGCCAAGTATTACTATCTGCGAGCTATTCTTCACAACTGGGACGACAAGAACACGGTGCAGATTCTCTCCAACATTGTGCCCGCCATGTCAGCGGATTCCCTGGTGGCGATTGATGAAGTGGTTGTGCCAGAGGAGAATGCTCATGTATGGCCGGCCGGGCTCGATCTTCAAATGTATTCTTTATTCAGTACAACGGAACGGACGGCGTCGCAGTGGGATGCCATCCTGGACAAAGCAGGGCTACGTGCTGTGGCGGTTAAGAAGTATGCGCCGGTTATGCAAAGCTCGGTCATCTTTGCGGCTGCCAAGTGA